One window of Pyrus communis chromosome 12, drPyrComm1.1, whole genome shotgun sequence genomic DNA carries:
- the LOC137711278 gene encoding deSI-like protein At4g17486 isoform X1, with translation MRLFPLSSSQGSTSSADKELVDREKNRALLYLNVYDLTPVNNYLYWVGFGIFHSGIEVHGMEYGFGAHEYPSSGVFEVEPRSCPGFIFRRSVLLGSTEMSRSEVRSFMEHLSGKYRGDTYHLIAKNCNHFTDEVCMQLTGKPIPGWVNRLAQVVSGSFCNCLLPENIQISAVRHLPDHPAYSDEDDDYGSESIASSGTGASEEGQNHHLLTVPSGDVAFVKEKPPT, from the exons ATGCGGTTGTTTCCTTTGAGCTCAAGCCAAGGCTCGACCTCCAGCGCTGACAAGGAGCTCGTTGATCGGGAAAAAAATCGCGCCCTTTTGTACCTCAATGTCTACGATCTCACGCCTGTGAACAACTACCTTTACTGGGTTGGATTCGGGATCTTCCACTCCGGCATAGAAG TTCATGGCATGGAGTATGGCTTTGGAGCCCATGAGTATCCCAGCAGTGGGGTTTTTGAGGTGGAACCAAGAAGTTGTCCTGGCTTCATCTTCAGAAGGTCAGTCCTGTTGGGAAGCACTGAAATGTCTCGCTCAGAAGTTCGGTCATTTATGGAGCATCTTTCTGGAAAGTATCGTGGAGATACCTATCATTTAATTGCCAAGAATTGCAACCATTTCACTGATGAAGTTTGTATGCAGCTAACTGGAAAACCTATACCTGGATGGGTAAATCGGCTGGCCCAAGTAG TTTCAGGTTCTTTCTGCAACTGTCTTCTCCCAGAAAACATTCAAATTTCAGCAGTGAGACATCTTCCTGACCATCCAGCATATTCTG ACGAGGATGACGACTACGGATCAGAATCTATCGCATCATCTGGAACAGGAGCAAGTGAGgaggggcaaaatcatcatctccTGACTGTACCAAGTGGTGATGTAGCTTTCGTGAAGGAAAAACCTCCGACGTGA
- the LOC137711278 gene encoding deSI-like protein At4g17486 isoform X2, whose amino-acid sequence MRLFPLSSSQGSTSSADKELVDREKNRALLYLNVYDLTPVNNYLYWVGFGIFHSGIEVHGMEYGFGAHEYPSSGVFEVEPRSCPGFIFRRSVLLGSTEMSRSEVRSFMEHLSGKYRGDTYHLIAKNCNHFTDEVCMQLTGKPIPGWVNRLAQVGSFCNCLLPENIQISAVRHLPDHPAYSDEDDDYGSESIASSGTGASEEGQNHHLLTVPSGDVAFVKEKPPT is encoded by the exons ATGCGGTTGTTTCCTTTGAGCTCAAGCCAAGGCTCGACCTCCAGCGCTGACAAGGAGCTCGTTGATCGGGAAAAAAATCGCGCCCTTTTGTACCTCAATGTCTACGATCTCACGCCTGTGAACAACTACCTTTACTGGGTTGGATTCGGGATCTTCCACTCCGGCATAGAAG TTCATGGCATGGAGTATGGCTTTGGAGCCCATGAGTATCCCAGCAGTGGGGTTTTTGAGGTGGAACCAAGAAGTTGTCCTGGCTTCATCTTCAGAAGGTCAGTCCTGTTGGGAAGCACTGAAATGTCTCGCTCAGAAGTTCGGTCATTTATGGAGCATCTTTCTGGAAAGTATCGTGGAGATACCTATCATTTAATTGCCAAGAATTGCAACCATTTCACTGATGAAGTTTGTATGCAGCTAACTGGAAAACCTATACCTGGATGGGTAAATCGGCTGGCCCAAGTAG GTTCTTTCTGCAACTGTCTTCTCCCAGAAAACATTCAAATTTCAGCAGTGAGACATCTTCCTGACCATCCAGCATATTCTG ACGAGGATGACGACTACGGATCAGAATCTATCGCATCATCTGGAACAGGAGCAAGTGAGgaggggcaaaatcatcatctccTGACTGTACCAAGTGGTGATGTAGCTTTCGTGAAGGAAAAACCTCCGACGTGA